From Brassica oleracea var. oleracea cultivar TO1000 chromosome C3, BOL, whole genome shotgun sequence, a single genomic window includes:
- the LOC106332892 gene encoding uncharacterized protein LOC106332892 isoform X1: protein MAMSSNYLDAAGLKETFRGSHFKFASTKVPEDEAPNDCLNIQTPVTESALSTSRLHGKNTNEYYEFIQLSQGIHQGRVEAFLNQRPDAVNEWINFYETPLLKACARGKPEIVKELLRRMTPEQMLPKMSQNTSYHTPLTIVAGNGNMEIAEVLIAKNPKLLEIPGSNGKIPVVVAVKNTQMEMVRYLYTRTPVQVLFDEDGYHGTVLFVNAIFYKMLDIALDLFSMCRRLAVTRHPHVESIPSIVLACKPDFFPSGCYLGPFKRFIYSWLEVKLPTLRKDSLSNNDQDNTLMGKLIILFTKWTGIDKVYRMKVMHLQAKKLLLGISEETLAMGLEERSDTVEALFLAARFGNVDFLVEMIKNNSELLWSRRERSNKSLFHVAVEFKQAKVFSLIYGLDGMKHLLLADKVNYGDAVLHFAGYRSPLSDVVGSVLQMQRSLQWFKEVERITPEAEMERLNAVKETPSQTFTTHHETLRQEAEKWMKDTAQSCSLVAALIVTVTFAAVFTVPGGTDDEARGKPFHLKDAQFVTFIVADMISCFASCTSVLIFLRILTSRYSFDAFLVSLPTKMIAGLSILFVSIAAMLVAFSSALFTIFNNSKWIIPPTILLACFPALLFVLLQYPILKQMIISTHGKGIFDRNMKVLS, encoded by the exons ATGGCAATGAGTTCTAATTACTTAGACGCAGCTGGTTTGAAGGAAACATTTAGGGGGAGCCATTTCAAATTCGCTAGCACAAAGGTTCCTGAAGATGAAGCTCCAAATGATTGTCTCAATATCCAGACTCCAGTCACCGAATCAGCCCTTTCCACATCTCGGCTTCACG GGAAGAATACAAATGAATACTATGAGTTTATACAACTAAGTCAAGGAATACACCAAGGTCGTGTAGAAGCCTTCTTGAACCAGCGTCCGGACGCAGTAAACGAATGGATAAACTTTTACGAGACGCCTTTGTTGAAAGCTTGCGCCCGTGGGAAACCTGAGATTGTTAAAGAGCTTCTCCGTCGTATGACACCTGAACAAATGCTTCCCAAGATGAGCCAGAACACTTCTTACCACACGCCTCTTACCATTGTTGCGGGTAATGGAAACATGGAGATTGCTGAAGTCTTGATCGCTAAGAACCCTAAGCTGCTGGAGATTCCTGGAAGCAATGGAAAGATTCCTGTTGTGGTGGCTGTTAAGAACACGCAGATGGAGATGGTTAGGTATCTTTACACTAGAACTCCTGTTCAAGTGTTGTTTGATGAAGATGGGTATCATGGTACTGTGCTTTTTGTCAACGCCATCTTTTATAAAATGCTAG ACATTGCGTTGGATCTGTTCAGCATGTGCAGACGCTTAGCCGTTACAAGACACCCGCATGTAGAGTCGATTCCCAGCATTGTCTTGGCTTGCAAGCCTGATTTTTTTCCTAGTGGCTGTTATCTCGGACCGTTTAAACGTTTCATTTACTCTT GGTTAGAAGTAAAGCTGCCGACTCTTCGAAAGGATTCACTTTCAAACAACGATCAAGATA ATACTCTAATGGGGAAACTGATCATATTATTCACCAAATGGACCG GAATAGACAAAGTGTACCGAATGAAGGTGATGCATCTACAAGCCAAGAAGCTTCTACTCGGAATATCAGAGGAAACACTAGCCATGGGACTCGAGGAACGCTCTGATACAGTGGAGGCTTTATTCTTGGCAGCGAGATTTGGGAATGTTGATTTCTTGGTAGAGATGATCAAGAACAACTCTGAGCTTCTATGGTCGAGGAGAGAAAGGTCGAACAAGAGTCTGTTTCACGTGGCCGTCGAGTTCAAACAAGCGAAGGTGTTTAGTCTCATCTACGGTCTAGACGGCATGAAACACCTGTTGCTCGCTGACAAGGTCAATTACGGCGATGCTGTGCTTCATTTCGCTGGCTATCGTTCGCCTCTATCTGACGTCGTTGGTTCAGTTTTACAGATGCAACGCTCGTTACAATGGTTCAAG GAGGTTGAGAGGATCACACCGGAGGCAGAGATGGAGAGATTGAACGCGGTAAAGGAAACACCGAGCCAAACATTCACAACTCATCACGAAACATTACGCCAAGAGGCAGAGAAATGGATGAAAGACACGGCCCAGTCGTGCAGCTTAGTCGCGGCTCTCATCGTCACGGTAACTTTCGCGGCGGTCTTCACCGTTCCCGGAGGAACGGACGACGAGGCAAGAGGTAAACCCTTTCATCTAAAAGACGCACAATTCGTCACATTCATCGTCGCCGATATGATCTCCTGCTTCGCCTCGTGCACCTCTGTTCTCATATTCCTCCGGATTCTCACCTCGAGATACTCCTTCGACGCCTTCTTGGTGTCTCTTCCCACGAAGATGATCGCCGGGCTCTCGATACTGTTCGTCTCCATCGCCGCGATGCTTGTAGCCTTCTCTTCGGCTCTGTTTACGATTTTTAATAACTCGAAATGGATAATTCCTCCGACGATACTTTTGGCTTGTTTCCCGGCGTTGCTCTTTGTTCTGCTTCAGTATCCTATCCTCAAACAGATGATCATTTCTACTCACGGCAAAGGAATCTTCGACAGAAACATGAAAGTTTTGTCCTAA
- the LOC106333201 gene encoding copper transport protein ATX1-like, translating into MLLKQSKSIYFFYNYLLWLEHFTSRRRKRRDMSQTVVLKVAMPCEGCVGAVKRVLGKMQGVESFDVDLKEQKVTVKGNVEPEAVLQTVSKTGKKTSFWGADEAETAKA; encoded by the exons ATGCTTTTAAAACAATCCAAAAGCATCTATTTCTTTTACAATTATCTTCTTTGGTTGGAACATTTTACATCAAGAAGGAGAAAGAGAAGAGATATGTCTCAG ACTGTGGTTCTAAAGGTGGCTATGCCATGTGAGGGATGCGTTGGAGCTGTGAAAAGAGTCTTAGGCAAAATGCAAG GTGTGGAGTCATTTGATGTGGATCTGAAAGAGCAGAAGGTAACGGTGAAAGGCAACGTGGAGCCAGAAGCTGTTCTGCAGACAGTCTCAAAGACAGGAAAGAAAACAAGTTTCTGGGGAGCTGATGAGGCTGAAACCGCCAAGGCCTAA
- the LOC106332892 gene encoding uncharacterized protein LOC106332892 isoform X2, translated as MAMSSNYLDAAGLKETFRGSHFKFASTKVPEDEAPNDCLNIQTPVTESALSTSRLHGKNTNEYYEFIQLSQGIHQGRVEAFLNQRPDAVNEWINFYETPLLKACARGKPEIVKELLRRMTPEQMLPKMSQNTSYHTPLTIVAGNGNMEIAEVLIAKNPKLLEIPGSNGKIPVVVAVKNTQMEMVRYLYTRTPVQVLFDEDGYHGTVLFVNAIFYKMLDIALDLFSMCRRLAVTRHPHVESIPSIVLACKPDFFPSGCYLGPFKRFIYSWLEVKLPTLRKDSLSNNDQDRIDKVYRMKVMHLQAKKLLLGISEETLAMGLEERSDTVEALFLAARFGNVDFLVEMIKNNSELLWSRRERSNKSLFHVAVEFKQAKVFSLIYGLDGMKHLLLADKVNYGDAVLHFAGYRSPLSDVVGSVLQMQRSLQWFKEVERITPEAEMERLNAVKETPSQTFTTHHETLRQEAEKWMKDTAQSCSLVAALIVTVTFAAVFTVPGGTDDEARGKPFHLKDAQFVTFIVADMISCFASCTSVLIFLRILTSRYSFDAFLVSLPTKMIAGLSILFVSIAAMLVAFSSALFTIFNNSKWIIPPTILLACFPALLFVLLQYPILKQMIISTHGKGIFDRNMKVLS; from the exons ATGGCAATGAGTTCTAATTACTTAGACGCAGCTGGTTTGAAGGAAACATTTAGGGGGAGCCATTTCAAATTCGCTAGCACAAAGGTTCCTGAAGATGAAGCTCCAAATGATTGTCTCAATATCCAGACTCCAGTCACCGAATCAGCCCTTTCCACATCTCGGCTTCACG GGAAGAATACAAATGAATACTATGAGTTTATACAACTAAGTCAAGGAATACACCAAGGTCGTGTAGAAGCCTTCTTGAACCAGCGTCCGGACGCAGTAAACGAATGGATAAACTTTTACGAGACGCCTTTGTTGAAAGCTTGCGCCCGTGGGAAACCTGAGATTGTTAAAGAGCTTCTCCGTCGTATGACACCTGAACAAATGCTTCCCAAGATGAGCCAGAACACTTCTTACCACACGCCTCTTACCATTGTTGCGGGTAATGGAAACATGGAGATTGCTGAAGTCTTGATCGCTAAGAACCCTAAGCTGCTGGAGATTCCTGGAAGCAATGGAAAGATTCCTGTTGTGGTGGCTGTTAAGAACACGCAGATGGAGATGGTTAGGTATCTTTACACTAGAACTCCTGTTCAAGTGTTGTTTGATGAAGATGGGTATCATGGTACTGTGCTTTTTGTCAACGCCATCTTTTATAAAATGCTAG ACATTGCGTTGGATCTGTTCAGCATGTGCAGACGCTTAGCCGTTACAAGACACCCGCATGTAGAGTCGATTCCCAGCATTGTCTTGGCTTGCAAGCCTGATTTTTTTCCTAGTGGCTGTTATCTCGGACCGTTTAAACGTTTCATTTACTCTT GGTTAGAAGTAAAGCTGCCGACTCTTCGAAAGGATTCACTTTCAAACAACGATCAAGATA GAATAGACAAAGTGTACCGAATGAAGGTGATGCATCTACAAGCCAAGAAGCTTCTACTCGGAATATCAGAGGAAACACTAGCCATGGGACTCGAGGAACGCTCTGATACAGTGGAGGCTTTATTCTTGGCAGCGAGATTTGGGAATGTTGATTTCTTGGTAGAGATGATCAAGAACAACTCTGAGCTTCTATGGTCGAGGAGAGAAAGGTCGAACAAGAGTCTGTTTCACGTGGCCGTCGAGTTCAAACAAGCGAAGGTGTTTAGTCTCATCTACGGTCTAGACGGCATGAAACACCTGTTGCTCGCTGACAAGGTCAATTACGGCGATGCTGTGCTTCATTTCGCTGGCTATCGTTCGCCTCTATCTGACGTCGTTGGTTCAGTTTTACAGATGCAACGCTCGTTACAATGGTTCAAG GAGGTTGAGAGGATCACACCGGAGGCAGAGATGGAGAGATTGAACGCGGTAAAGGAAACACCGAGCCAAACATTCACAACTCATCACGAAACATTACGCCAAGAGGCAGAGAAATGGATGAAAGACACGGCCCAGTCGTGCAGCTTAGTCGCGGCTCTCATCGTCACGGTAACTTTCGCGGCGGTCTTCACCGTTCCCGGAGGAACGGACGACGAGGCAAGAGGTAAACCCTTTCATCTAAAAGACGCACAATTCGTCACATTCATCGTCGCCGATATGATCTCCTGCTTCGCCTCGTGCACCTCTGTTCTCATATTCCTCCGGATTCTCACCTCGAGATACTCCTTCGACGCCTTCTTGGTGTCTCTTCCCACGAAGATGATCGCCGGGCTCTCGATACTGTTCGTCTCCATCGCCGCGATGCTTGTAGCCTTCTCTTCGGCTCTGTTTACGATTTTTAATAACTCGAAATGGATAATTCCTCCGACGATACTTTTGGCTTGTTTCCCGGCGTTGCTCTTTGTTCTGCTTCAGTATCCTATCCTCAAACAGATGATCATTTCTACTCACGGCAAAGGAATCTTCGACAGAAACATGAAAGTTTTGTCCTAA